From a single Anoplolepis gracilipes chromosome 3, ASM4749672v1, whole genome shotgun sequence genomic region:
- the LOC140663868 gene encoding probable G-protein coupled receptor B0563.6 — MVDIFNISKIQNICLLPADSDILEDPRTPTLRRISYGIVLPTVCCFGIIGNILNLVVLTRRNMRGTAYIYMRGYSAAALLAILFCIPFALRVLIHKEIGGWSNWPQAFYHAHLELFLGNGCLGVGVMMLLALTVERYVSVCHPGQHTRPLCGPPHLTVVLIPLATFLIYLPYVFRGEIRTCLLEPNGPLIYQKGENRTFLHSWYFQIYKIMLEVVFKVAPTILLAGLNLKIMIVYRRSCERRRRMTLSRTISNDEDPRTFAEERRLILLLGSTSILFLVCVSPMVILNVTLSESNLNHYSYQVFRALANLLEVINYSITFYIYCLFSEDFRNTLIRTLQWPWVKSDQGGRSLPMKRSPIPRPTTTTTTPPTTTVATPGHLIRASV, encoded by the exons ATGGTGGACATCTTCAACATAAGTAAGATTCAGAATATCTGCCTGTTGCCTGCTGACTCGGACATACTGGAGGATCCTCGAACGCCGACCTTGAGAAGGATCAGTTATGGCATTGTGTTGCCGACCGTTTGTTGCTTCGGTATCATTGGAAATATCCTGAATCTCGTCGTCCTCACGAGAAGAAACATGCGTGGCACCGCGTACATCTACATGCGAG GCTATTCCGCGGCGGCACTTCTCGCGATCCTGTTCTGCATCCCCTTCGCGCTCAGGGTGCTCATCCACAAGGAGATCGGAGGATGGAGCAACTGGCCGCAGGCCTTCTATCACGCTCACCTCGAGCTCTTCCTCGGGAATGGCTGCCTGG GGGTTGGAGTAATGATGCTTCTGGCATTGACAGTGGAGCGTTATGTAAGCGTCTGTCACCCCGGACAACACACGCGACCACTCTGCGGACCACCTCACCTAACAGTGGTGCTCATCCCTTTGGCTACATTTCTCATTTATCTGCCCTACGTATTTCGAGGTGAAATTAGGACCTGCCTACTAGAGCCAAACGGCCCCCTAATCTACCAAAAAGGGGAGAACCGAACATTTCTTCATTCGTGGTATTTTCAG ATTTACAAGATAATGCTGGAAGTCGTTTTTAAAGTGGCACCGACGATCCTTCTCGCCGGATTGAATCTGAAAATAATGATAGTGTACAGAAGATCCTGCGAGCGACGTCGAAGGATGACCTTATCGAGAACCATTAGCAACGACGAAGATCCGAGGACTTTTGCCGAAGAGCGAAGGCTTATTTTACTCTTAGGCAGCACCAGTATCCTATTTTTGGTCTGCGTCAGCCCTATGGTTATCTTAAACGTTACTCTCAGCGAGAGTAATCTCAATCATTATTCTTACCAG GTGTTCCGGGCCCTGGCCAATCTGCTAGAGGTGATCAATTACTCGATCacgttttacatttattgcCTCTTTTCCGAGGACTTTCGCAACACTCTGATACGTACCCTCCAGTGGCCGTGGGTCAAGAGCGACCAGGGTGGTAGGAGTCTGCCCATGAAACGTTCCCCGATACCACGACCGACGACAACTACGACAACCCCGCCGACCACCACGGTCGCAACTCCTGGACATTTGATTCGCGCCAGCGTTTAA